One Methylocystis iwaonis genomic window, CAAAAGGTCGAAGAGGCGCTGGGTCGACGCGGGGAGATTCGCGTCGATGGTGTTCAGGACGGCGTCGATCGTGGCCATGGGAATCAAGTCCTTCGCAGTTGGAGCGAAGCTAGTGCGAAGTTAGGGCGGAGAAAAGGCCGGAGAGATCACTGGCTCTAAGCCTGAGCGCGCGACCAGCCGTCATTGCGACGCTGCCAGCCGTCATTGCGAGGAGCGAAGCGACGAAGCAACCCAGGGCAGCCATTACGGCTCCTGGGTTGCTTCGCGTCGCTCGCAATGACGGCCGGGGGGGTATTTGGGGCTCGCGACGCCAGACAGTCATTCTCGCTGCCAATCGCCGCTCTTGCCGCCCTCATCCGGCTTCTTGCGCTTGCGCTTGGGGCGGCCGCTTTTGGTGAGATGTTTCCACTCGTGCGGCGCGAGGTCGATGGTCTGCGGGCCGGCCGGCTTGTGGGGGCTCCTCCCACGGTTCCGGATGCGGCTCAGCACCGCAGAGCGCACGGACGGCGATTTCAGCGCGAGCCCTGCGACATCCGAGGCGAAGCCCGGCAAGATCAATAGGAAAGACGCGAACGCCTGAACCGCCCCATCGAGCATGGCGCCCTCGGCGCGCCATTTTCCGCGCTCCCGCCAGACGGCGAGGAGCCCCTTGACGTCCGCAAGGCCGAGCGCGGTCGTGCCGAGCCCCAAAAGAATCGCGGCGAGGAGCCCGATCGCGCGCAGGACGAAGGCGAAGGCCAGAATTTCGAGCGCGAGCCAAAGGCCGAGCGCCAAGCCGATG contains:
- a CDS encoding FxsA family protein, which produces MTDRTKLIGLALGLWLALEILAFAFVLRAIGLLAAILLGLGTTALGLADVKGLLAVWRERGKWRAEGAMLDGAVQAFASFLLILPGFASDVAGLALKSPSVRSAVLSRIRNRGRSPHKPAGPQTIDLAPHEWKHLTKSGRPKRKRKKPDEGGKSGDWQRE